One Nocardioides aromaticivorans genomic window carries:
- a CDS encoding RDD family protein, which yields MPPSSARQPVAPSFETASWGRRILALLVDWLICTLAVIAVFGVDEYTTTGSAASFMVLPVYVVESALLTWLAGGSIGKLLTGLCVVPADGRLRKLNPLKALGRQVLVALVIPPLVFRADGRGLHDLFAGTSTVTFATLRTLLK from the coding sequence GTGCCACCGTCGTCCGCCCGCCAGCCCGTCGCCCCGTCCTTCGAGACTGCGTCGTGGGGACGCCGCATCCTCGCCCTGCTCGTCGACTGGCTGATCTGCACCCTCGCCGTGATCGCCGTGTTCGGCGTCGACGAGTACACGACCACCGGCTCGGCCGCCTCGTTCATGGTCCTGCCCGTGTACGTCGTCGAGTCGGCCCTGCTCACGTGGCTCGCCGGCGGCTCGATCGGCAAGCTGCTGACCGGGCTGTGCGTCGTACCGGCGGACGGGCGGCTGCGCAAGCTCAACCCGCTCAAGGCCCTCGGTCGCCAGGTGCTGGTCGCGCTGGTCATCCCGCCGCTGGTCTTCCGCGCCGACGGCCGTGGCCTGCACGACCTCTTTGCGGGCACCTCGACGGTCACCTTCGCGACCCTGCGCACCCTGCTGAAGTAG
- a CDS encoding glutamine synthetase III family protein yields the protein MTANPTRLGAIRDIEANEAPAAFFDAAEKTGAIYGENVFSLAVMQKRLPKSVFKSVAATIQKGEKLDPAVADIVASAMKDWAMERGVTHYAHVFYPLTGLTAEKHDSFMEPVGDGTAVWEFSGKTLVQGEPDASSFPNGGIRATFEARGYTGWDVQSPAYILENPNGNTLCIPTIFVSMTGEALDHKTPLLRSQHAMSEQAKRVLALFGHEDIDNVVSYCGPEQEYFLVDTSFVNSRPDLLNAGRTLFGAKPPKGQEFDDHYFGAIPERVLGFMHDTERALFKLGVPAKTRHNEVAPGQFEIAPVFERANLASDHQQLIMSTFKSIAKTHGFECLFHEKPFAGVNGSGKHVNFSFGNGNQGNFLNPGDNPHDNAQFLVFCAAVIRAVHLYGGLLRLSIASAGNDHRLGANEAPPAIISIFLGDQLQDVFEQIAKGGATSSKQKGVLSVGVDTLPDLTKDAGDRNRTSPMAFTGNRFEFRAAGSNQTVAAPMVVINTIMAEALDYIATELEAAVAGGAEFNAAVQSVLAKVMEQHGTVVFNGNGYSEEWHAEAEVRGLKNLRTTVDALPEYISPESKKLFSTYGVFSEAELESRFEVGVEQYVMTINVEANLTGEIAKTTILPAAVRYQTELASNVAALKAAGVEADTTDLLKVTELVAALRAGIAALDAAKAGDEGHEGLAEAAYYRDAVLPAMLQIREAADEIETFIADDLWPLPTYQEMLFIR from the coding sequence ATGACTGCGAACCCGACCCGCCTGGGCGCGATCCGCGACATCGAGGCCAACGAGGCGCCGGCGGCGTTCTTCGACGCGGCGGAGAAGACGGGCGCCATCTACGGCGAGAACGTCTTCTCGCTCGCAGTGATGCAGAAGCGTCTCCCCAAGTCGGTGTTCAAGTCGGTCGCCGCGACCATCCAGAAGGGCGAGAAGCTCGACCCCGCCGTCGCCGACATCGTCGCCTCGGCGATGAAGGACTGGGCGATGGAGCGCGGCGTGACGCACTACGCGCACGTCTTCTACCCGCTGACCGGCCTCACCGCCGAGAAGCACGACTCGTTCATGGAGCCCGTGGGCGACGGTACGGCGGTCTGGGAGTTCTCCGGCAAGACGCTGGTCCAGGGCGAGCCCGACGCCAGCTCCTTCCCCAACGGCGGCATCCGGGCGACCTTCGAGGCGCGCGGCTACACCGGCTGGGACGTCCAGTCGCCGGCGTACATCCTCGAGAACCCCAACGGCAACACCCTGTGCATCCCGACGATCTTCGTCTCGATGACCGGTGAGGCGCTCGACCACAAGACCCCGCTGCTGCGCTCGCAGCACGCCATGTCGGAGCAGGCCAAGCGCGTCCTGGCGCTCTTCGGCCACGAGGACATCGACAACGTCGTGTCCTACTGCGGCCCGGAGCAGGAGTACTTCCTGGTCGACACCTCGTTCGTGAACTCGCGCCCCGACCTGCTCAACGCGGGCCGCACGCTGTTCGGCGCCAAGCCGCCGAAGGGCCAGGAGTTCGACGACCACTACTTCGGCGCCATCCCCGAGCGCGTCCTGGGCTTCATGCACGACACCGAGCGGGCGCTCTTCAAGCTCGGCGTCCCGGCGAAGACCCGCCACAACGAGGTCGCCCCCGGCCAGTTCGAGATCGCCCCGGTCTTCGAGCGCGCCAACCTCGCCTCGGACCACCAGCAGCTGATCATGTCGACCTTCAAGTCGATCGCGAAGACCCACGGCTTCGAGTGCCTCTTCCACGAGAAGCCGTTCGCGGGCGTCAACGGCTCGGGCAAGCACGTGAACTTCTCGTTCGGCAACGGCAACCAGGGCAACTTCCTCAACCCGGGTGACAACCCGCACGACAACGCGCAGTTCCTCGTCTTCTGCGCCGCCGTCATCCGCGCGGTCCACCTGTACGGCGGCCTGCTGCGCCTGTCGATCGCGTCGGCCGGCAACGACCACCGCCTGGGCGCCAACGAGGCTCCCCCGGCGATCATCTCGATCTTCCTCGGCGACCAGCTGCAGGACGTCTTCGAGCAGATCGCCAAGGGTGGCGCGACCTCGTCGAAGCAGAAGGGCGTCCTCTCCGTGGGCGTCGACACCCTGCCCGACCTGACCAAGGACGCCGGCGACCGCAACCGCACCTCGCCGATGGCCTTCACCGGCAACCGCTTCGAGTTCCGCGCCGCGGGCTCGAACCAGACCGTCGCCGCCCCGATGGTCGTCATCAACACGATCATGGCCGAGGCCCTCGACTACATCGCGACCGAGCTGGAGGCCGCCGTCGCCGGTGGCGCCGAGTTCAACGCCGCTGTCCAGTCGGTGCTGGCGAAGGTCATGGAACAGCACGGAACGGTCGTCTTCAACGGCAACGGCTACTCCGAGGAGTGGCACGCGGAGGCCGAGGTCCGTGGCCTCAAGAACCTCCGTACGACGGTCGACGCGCTCCCGGAGTACATCTCCCCCGAGTCGAAGAAGCTGTTCTCGACGTACGGCGTCTTCAGCGAGGCCGAGCTCGAGTCGCGCTTCGAGGTCGGTGTCGAGCAGTACGTCATGACGATCAACGTCGAGGCGAACCTGACCGGCGAGATCGCCAAGACCACGATCCTCCCGGCCGCGGTCCGCTACCAGACCGAGCTCGCCTCCAACGTCGCCGCCCTCAAGGCCGCCGGCGTCGAGGCCGACACGACCGACCTGCTCAAGGTCACCGAGCTGGTCGCCGCGCTGCGGGCGGGCATCGCCGCGCTCGACGCCGCGAAGGCCGGCGACGAGGGCCACGAGGGCCTCGCCGAGGCGGCGTACTACCGCGACGCGGTGCTGCCGGCCATGCTGCAGATCCGCGAG